One genomic region from Populus nigra chromosome 8, ddPopNigr1.1, whole genome shotgun sequence encodes:
- the LOC133701216 gene encoding pentatricopeptide repeat-containing protein At2g01510, mitochondrial-like has protein sequence MDVLSLTRMPSFLKPEIPNCTSQCKRSLGHSSHVRASTRFPGELALTHKVLDETPLSDTFAWNNLIHTHLSNRDPGGALSIYHHMMMRGACPDRRTLPRVLTASRICGDLFLGKQLHGQAIKLGFFDEHYVITALIEIYGRLDGIEAGKWLFDKSPRRNSVAWTMILKLYLMENKPDFAINVFYQMVELNARIDSVVLITAAGACGLLKSVEHGRRVHDVARKFRLESDILVSNSLLKMHIDCERMEDARGFFNQMTTKDVISWTEIIRGYVKKGEFNEALKLFRKMNMDGIKPDSLSVSSVLPACARTVAHKNGKEIHGYSLRNGMDSNLIVQNATMDMYAKSGLVDYALKVFERMKKRDVISWTVMILGFSLHGKGELGVEFFCRMEKDQRVEADQFTYAAVLHCCTAACMVEEGKFYFNCIKEPNITHYALMVSLLARASLFDEARAFMEEHHIERRAEVLRALLDGCWMHHRRNIGKQVFEQLCDLEPLDAENYVLLANWYSGNGKWDLVDKLRETIMGMGSKPKKAYSWIEFQNKVHVFGTGDISHPRSERIYTELQGLMKKVKAKAQRPGSGFSFHGVGEERECIQIGHSEMLALSFGLICTQPGATIRITKNLRMCRGCHDSTKLVSKIVEREIILKDPNCFHHFKDGFCSCRDFW, from the coding sequence ATGGATGTTCTTTCATTAACACGGATGCCCAGTTTTCTAAAACCCGAAATACCTAATTGCACCTCACAATGCAAGCGTTCCCTCGGTCACAGTAGTCATGTAAGGGCGAGCACGAGATTTCCTGGGGAGTTAGCATTGACCCACAAAGTGCTCGATGAAACTCCACTGTCAGATACTTTTGCTTGGAATAATCTTATTCACACTCATTTGAGTAATAGAGACCCGGGTGGTGCATTGTCAATTTATCATCACATGATGATGCGTGGTGCCTGTCCTGATCGCCGCACCCTTCCTCGTGTTTTGACCGCGTCTCGAATTTGTGGTGATCTGTTTCTTGGCAAACAGCTTCATGGGCAGGCTATTAAACTTGGGTTCTTCGACGAACATTATGTTATTACAGCGTTGATTGAAATCTATGGTCGTCTTGATGGCATTGAAGCGGGAAAATGGTTGTTTGATAAATCTCCTAGAAGGAATTCTGTTGCTTGGACTATGATACTTAAGCTGTACCTAATGGAAAATAAGCCTGATTTTGCAATCAATGTGTTTTATCAGATGGTGGAGTTGAATGCGCGGATTGATTCAGTGGTGTTAATAACCGCTGCTGGGGCCTGTGGCTTATTGAAATCAGTGGAACATGGAAGGAGGGTTCATGATGTGGCAAGGAAATTCCGATTGGAGTCTGACATTTTGGTTAGCAATTCGCTCCTGAAAATGCATATTGATTGTGAAAGGATGGAAGATGCAAGGGGATTTTTTAATCAGATGACAACCAAAGATGTTATATCATGGACAGAAATCATACGTGGGTATGTGAAGAAGGGGGAATTTAACGAGGCCCTGAAACTGTTTCGGAAGATGAATATGGATGGAATAAAACCGGACTCGCTTTCGGTTTCTAGTGTTCTTCCAGCTTGTGCAAGAACAGTAGCTCATAAGAACGGGAAAGAGATTCACGGATACTCACTTAGAAATGGAATGGACAGCAATCTTATAGTTCAAAATGCTACCATGGACATGTATGCCAAATCAGGACTAGTTGATTATGCTttgaaagtttttgaaagaatgAAGAAGAGAGATGTTATTTCATGGACTGTGATGATATTAGGCTTTAGCTTACATGGAAAAGGTGAGCTTGGAGTAGAATTTTTCTGCAGGATGGAGAAGGACCAGAGAGTAGAGGCTGATCAATTCACGTATGCAGCTGTTCTACACTGTTGCACTGCAGCCTGCATGGTCGAGGAAGGAAAGTTTTACTTCAATTGTATCAAGGAGCCTAACATTACACACTATGCTTTAATGGTATCTCTTCTTGCTCGTGCTTCCCTTTTTGATGAGGCAAGAGCCTTTATGGAGGAGCATCACATTGAAAGGCGTGCAGAGGTGCTGAGAGCGCTGCTAGATGGGTGCTGGATGCACCATAGACGAAATATAGGTAAGCAAGTCTTTGAGCAGCTTTGTGATTTGGAACCTCTTGATGCTGAAAACTACGTGTTGCTGGCCAACTGGTATTCAGGTAATGGAAAATGGGATCTGGTTGATAAATTGAGAGAAACAATAATGGGCATGGGCTCGAAACCTAAGAAAGCTTATAGTTGGATAGAGTTCCAAAATAAAGTTCACGTGTTTGGAACTGGAGATATCTCCCACCCAAGATCAGAGAGAATATATACAGAGTTGCAAGGCTTGATGAAAAAAGTGAAAGCTAAAGCACAGAGGCCTGGTTCAGGTTTTAGCTTCCATGGCGTGGGTGAAGAGAGGGAGTGCATTCAAATTGGGCACAGCGAAATGTTGGCACTTTCTTTTGGGCTTATCTGCACACAGCCCGGGGCAACCATTCGCATCACCAAAAACCTCCGTATGTGTCGTGGATGCCATGATTCTACAAAGCTCGTTTCTAAGATAGTGGAGCGAGAAATCATATTGAAGGACCCAAATTGTTTCCATCATTTTAAGGATGGATTTTGTTCATGTAGAGATTTTTGGTGA